One genomic window of Salvia miltiorrhiza cultivar Shanhuang (shh) chromosome 4, IMPLAD_Smil_shh, whole genome shotgun sequence includes the following:
- the LOC131020861 gene encoding EC protein homolog, whose protein sequence is MADMRGRGVVCDDRCGCPSPCPGGAACSCAGGGGAAEESAVDHKKCPCGEHCGCNPCTCTSAAQSAGTGKAHCRCGAGCTCPTCAA, encoded by the coding sequence ATGGCGGACATGCGAGGACGCGGCGTGGTGTGCGACGACAGGTGCGGCTGCCCGTCGCCGTGCCCCGGCGGGGCGGCGTGTAGCTGCGCGGGAGGAGGAGGAGCGGCGGAGGAATCCGCCGTGGACCACAAGAAGTGCCCGTGCGGGGAGCACTGCGGGTGCAACCCCTGCACGTGCACCTCCGCCGCCCAGAGCGCCGGCACCGGCAAGGCGCACTGCAGGTGCGGCGCCGGCTGCACGTGCCCTACTTGCGCGGCCTGA
- the LOC131020862 gene encoding uncharacterized protein LOC131020862 yields MCIAVFAWKFHPIYPFILLLNRDENYNRPTTPLGWWQNGSILGGRDGQAGGTWLACSRDGKLAFLTNVREAPPRPQLKSRGDLPVRFFTSRKSPKEFGEEVMEEANQFNGFNLIVADLCSMSMVYITNRPMDGDLCVKEVSSGIHVLSNAKLDTPWPKAERLRRGFADVLGKFSEAEISLKEITKMVMNDTTKDESELPGIYSREFEYCASAIFVEADTALGRYGTRSTSAVVLTTGGAVTFYETYLENDAWRDRTVNFSIETDRAAP; encoded by the exons ATGTGCATAGCTGTGTTCGCATGGAAATTTCACCCAATCTACCCCTTCATTTTACTGCTCAACAGAGACGAGAACTACAATCG GCCGACGACGCCGTTGGGGTGGTGGCAGAACGGCTCAATACTCGGCGGAAGAGATGGTCAGGCCGGCGGAACCTGGCTGGCTTGCAGCAGGGACGGGAAGCTTGCGTTTCTCACCAACGTCAGGGAAGCCCCACCCCGTCCACAGCTCAAAAGCAGAGGAGATCTCCCCGTTCGCTTCTTCACG AGTAGGAAAAGCCCCAAAGAATTTGGTGAGGAAGTGATGGAAGAAGCGAACCAGTTCAATGGGTTCAACCTAATCGTAGCTGATCTTTGCTCAATGAGCATGGTTTATATCACTAATAGGCCTATGGATGGTGATCTCTGTGTGAAGGAAGTTTCTTCTGGTATTCACGTGCTGTCGAATGCAAAGCTCGACACGCCATGGCCTAAG GCTGAAAGATTAAGACGTGGCTTCGCAGACGTGCTGGGAAAATTTTCCGAGGCAGAAATCTCGTTGAAAGAGATAACCAAAATGGTCATGAACGACaccactaaagatgaaagcGAGCTCCCTGGCATTTACTCGCGTGAGTTCGAATACTGCGCGAGTGCCATTTTCGTGGAGGCAGATACAGCTTTG GGACGATACGGCACACGAAGCACCTCGGCGGTGGTTCTAACAACCGGCGGAGCTGTAACCTTCTACGAAACTTACCTAGAAAATGATGCGTGGAGGGACCGTACAGTAAACTTCAGTATTGAAACGGATAGGGCTGCACCATAA
- the LOC131020860 gene encoding protein EXORDIUM-like 5, whose amino-acid sequence MLIHLLFLASLLGAAHSRNATVQPLKSRPITGGGGGDAFFNPQLPPRALSASAKFEGSSDLVNLRYHMGPVLSSPINVYLIWYGKWAPSSQLLIRDFLLSISAAAPRSPSVAEWWRTVALYTDQTGANVSRSLLIAGEYSDRLYSHGRSLTRLSVQEIIATAVRSKPFAVDHKKGIYLVLTATDVAMQDFCRAVCGFHYFTFPSMVGYTLPYAWVGNSATQCPDVCAYPFAVPAYMAGGGPGALRPPNADVGVDGMISVIAHELAELSSNPLVNAWYAGEDPTAPTEIGDLCEGLYGSGGGGGYIGQVMRDGGGRTYNLNGRRGRRFLVQWVWSPILKACAGPNAVD is encoded by the coding sequence ATGCTCATACACTTACTATTCCTCGCTTCATTACTCGGCGCAGCTCATTCTCGAAATGCCACCGTGCAGCCTCTCAAATCACGACCAATtacaggcggcggcggcggcgatgcaTTCTTCAACCCGCAGCTCCCGCCGCGGGCCCTCTCCGCCTCCGCGAAATTCGAGGGCTCCTCCGACCTCGTCAACCTCCGCTACCACATGGGGCCCGTCCTCTCCTCCCCGATCAACGTCTACCTCATCTGGTACGGCAAGTGGGCCCCCTCCAGCCAGCTCCTCATCCGGGACTTCCTCCTCTCCATCTCCGCCGCGGCCCCCCGGAGCCCCTCCGTCGCCGAGTGGTGGCGCACCGTCGCCCTCTACACCGACCAGACCGGCGCCAACGTCTCCCGCTCCCTCCTCATCGCCGGCGAGTACTCCGACCGCCTCTACTCCCACGGACGCTCCCTCACGCGCCTCTCCGTCCAGGAGATCATCGCCACCGCCGTCCGCTCCAAGCCCTTCGCCGTCGACCACAAGAAGGGCATCTACCTCGTCCTCACCGCCACCGACGTCGCGATGCAGGACTTCTGCCGCGCCGTCTGCGGCTTCCACTACTTCACCTTCCCCTCCATGGTCGGCTACACGCTCCCCTACGCGTGGGTCGGCAACTCCGCCACGCAGTGCCCCGACGTCTGCGCCTACCCCTTCGCCGTCCCGGCCTACATGGCCGGGGGGGGCCCGGGGGCGCTGCGGCCCCCCAACGCCGACGTCGGCGTCGACGGCATGATCAGCGTGATCGCGCACGAGCTCGCCGAGCTCTCCTCGAACCCGCTCGTGAACGCGTGGTACGCCGGCGAGGACCCCACGGCGCCCACCGAGATCGGGGATCTGTGCGAGGGGCTgtacggcagcggcggcggcggcggctacATTGGGCAGGTGATGAgggacggcggcggccggaCCTACAATTTGAACGGGCGGCGGGGGAGGAGGTTTTTGGTGCAGTGGGTTTGGAGCCCCATTCTCAAGGCCTGCGCGGGGCCCAATGCtgttgattaa